A region from the Rosa rugosa chromosome 6, drRosRugo1.1, whole genome shotgun sequence genome encodes:
- the LOC133717233 gene encoding uncharacterized protein LOC133717233: MAKLLISNTASLSLSPPSSSSSRASFNPPHVPPARLFLAGKSSNRGVTTVVTRAGPTTSQYVFAFVLPLSLIAFTVFTSIRIADKLDRDYLEEVAINQAIRETDEDDEVDMSLEEKAAVPRTRNRPKREV, from the exons ATGGCAAAGCTTCTCATCTCCAACACcgcctctctctccctctctccaccctcttcctcctcctcacgTGCTTCATTCAACCCTCCGCACGTGCCGCCGGCTCGGTTATTCCTCGCCGGGAAATCCAGCAACAGAGGCGTCACCACGGTGGTGACTCGAGCGGGCCCCACCACGAGCCAGTACGTGTTCGCGTTCGTTTTGCCGCTCTCACTCATCGCCTTCACCGTCTTCACCTCCATCAGAATCGCTGACAAGCTCGACAGAGACTATCTCGAGGAG GTTGCAATTAACCAAGCTATCAGGGAAActgatgaggatgatgaagtTGACATGTCTCTGGAAGAAAAAGCTGCCGTTCCACGCACTCGTAATCGTCCCAAAAGGGAAGTCTAG
- the LOC133717453 gene encoding protein MAIN-LIKE 1-like isoform X2 — MARGSKHHDCPITSKTKRKFCSQPSQSVVDDGILEAGVDTGEEQASEPFTDADEPLSGPFPGGPHDPSVLKSFKSHVAAAIWFNKERDPLKLQNHSYKLTQWVFDEHVTNHKFWSYIDGSRLRPLVNCSYLIGNRVVVSAFCERWQPETNTFHLPFGEMTITLDDVFNILGIPIQGDSISVPDGVRLDKTYYASLLSSTLGVTIDEAKNEMSRYGGNGVTLEWLRLRFQSVSDDSSLEFIEFAARGFLLYILGCTLFVDKTGNRINVIYLHFLRDLNRVGRYAWGAAGLSFLYRQLGLASRVGCRQIGGYLTLLEAWIYEHFRNVVSPHLRVEYSENEPRVNRWEPRKDAGLSLVYVQALRQQLDHMQAHEVIWDPYRGHRDAHPLLEITFYTGMLKCLDIVEPYYPDRVLRQFGRVQTIPCNPYTPSRVRRVSDSKSYKVVYEYFDGLWQRWRDHVLADANRSTPVKFSYDCTPEYLSWYQKITHPYVQHPDRVSAAVDSNEENHPLQQGTLDEWHS; from the exons atGGCTAGAGGTTCTAAACACCATGATTGCCCCATAACCtcaaagacaaaaagaaaattttgttcTCAACCTTCTCAGTCAGTAGTGGATGATGGTATACTAGAGGCTGGTGTTGATACTGGGGAAGAACAAGCTTCTGAACCCTTTACAGATGCAGATGAGCCTCTAAGTGGTCCATTTCCGGGAGGTCCTCATGATCCATCGGTATTGAAGAGCTTTAAAAGTCATGTAGCAGCTGCTATATGGTTTAATAAG gaacGTGATCCGTTGAAACTTCAGAACCATTCATATAAGCTCACACAATGGGTATTTGATGAACATGTTACTAACCATAAGTTTTGGAGTTACATTGATGGGTCTAGGTTGAGGCCATTAGTTAACTGTTCATATTTAATTGGTAATAGAGTTGTTGTGTCAGCCTTTTGTGAGAGGTGGCAGCCTGAGACGAATACATTTCACTTACCCTTTGGTGAAATGACAATTACATTGGATGATGTTTTTAACATTTTAGGTATTCCAATTCAGGGTGATTCCATATCTGTACCTGACGGTGTGCGGTTAGACAAAACTTATTATGCATCTTTACTGTCATCTACACTAGGAGTTACTATAGATGAGGCAAAGAATGAAATGAGTCGATATGGTGGAAATGGGGTAACACTAGAGTGGTTGAGATTAAGATTTCAGAGTGTTTCAGATGATAGTTCTCTTGAATTTATTGAGTTCGCAGCAAGAGGATTCTTGCTATATATATTAGGTTGCACACTTTTTGTGGACAAGACTGGGAATAGGATAAATGTGATTTACCTACATTTTTTACGGGATCTTAATAGGGTTGGTCGGTATGCCTGGGGAGCTGCAGGGTTATCATTTTTATATCGACAGTTAGGACTTGCATCTAGAGTTGGTTGTAGGCAAATTGGGGGTTATTTGACATTGCTTGAGGCTTGGATATATGAGCACTTCCGGAATGTAGTTTCCCCTCATCTTCGTGTTGAATATTCAGAGAATGAGCCACGAGTGAATCGTTGGGAACCTCGAAAAGATGCAGGTTTGTCACTAGTTTACGTGCAAGCTCTTCGCCAACAGCTTGATCATATGCAGGCACACGAG GTCATATGGGATCCATATCGTGGTCATAGGGATGCTCATCCATTATTGGAAATCACATTTTACACAGGAATGCTTAAGTGTTTAGATATTGTGGAACCATATTATCCTGATAGGGTTCTAAGACAATTTGGTCGAGTTCAAACAATTCCTTGCAACCCTTACACCCCATCTCGTGTTCGACGAGTTTCTGATTCCAAATCGTACAAGGTTGTGTATGAGTACTTCGATGGATTGTGGCAAAGATGGCGAGATCACGTGTTAGCAGATGCCAACCGAAGCACTCCAGTTAAGTTTTCATATGACTGCACTCCAGAATACTTATCGTGGTACCAAAAGATCACACATCCCTATGTTCAACACCCTGATCGGGTGTCTGCTGCAGTTGATTCAAATGAGGAAAATCATCCATTACAG
- the LOC133717453 gene encoding protein MAIN-LIKE 1-like isoform X1: protein MARGSKHHDCPITSKTKRKFCSQPSQSVVDDGILEAGVDTGEEQASEPFTDADEPLSGPFPGGPHDPSVLKSFKSHVAAAIWFNKERDPLKLQNHSYKLTQWVFDEHVTNHKFWSYIDGSRLRPLVNCSYLIGNRVVVSAFCERWQPETNTFHLPFGEMTITLDDVFNILGIPIQGDSISVPDGVRLDKTYYASLLSSTLGVTIDEAKNEMSRYGGNGVTLEWLRLRFQSVSDDSSLEFIEFAARGFLLYILGCTLFVDKTGNRINVIYLHFLRDLNRVGRYAWGAAGLSFLYRQLGLASRVGCRQIGGYLTLLEAWIYEHFRNVVSPHLRVEYSENEPRVNRWEPRKDAGLSLVYVQALRQQLDHMQAHEVIWDPYRGHRDAHPLLEITFYTGMLKCLDIVEPYYPDRVLRQFGRVQTIPCNPYTPSRVRRVSDSKSYKVVYEYFDGLWQRWRDHVLADANRSTPVKFSYDCTPEYLSWYQKITHPYVQHPDRVSAAVDSNEENHPLQRISRALCITQSIVDVGRDDAIRQPMKLYEAIESIQHILLGDQVQNTRTYQRRRRVQNNE, encoded by the exons atGGCTAGAGGTTCTAAACACCATGATTGCCCCATAACCtcaaagacaaaaagaaaattttgttcTCAACCTTCTCAGTCAGTAGTGGATGATGGTATACTAGAGGCTGGTGTTGATACTGGGGAAGAACAAGCTTCTGAACCCTTTACAGATGCAGATGAGCCTCTAAGTGGTCCATTTCCGGGAGGTCCTCATGATCCATCGGTATTGAAGAGCTTTAAAAGTCATGTAGCAGCTGCTATATGGTTTAATAAG gaacGTGATCCGTTGAAACTTCAGAACCATTCATATAAGCTCACACAATGGGTATTTGATGAACATGTTACTAACCATAAGTTTTGGAGTTACATTGATGGGTCTAGGTTGAGGCCATTAGTTAACTGTTCATATTTAATTGGTAATAGAGTTGTTGTGTCAGCCTTTTGTGAGAGGTGGCAGCCTGAGACGAATACATTTCACTTACCCTTTGGTGAAATGACAATTACATTGGATGATGTTTTTAACATTTTAGGTATTCCAATTCAGGGTGATTCCATATCTGTACCTGACGGTGTGCGGTTAGACAAAACTTATTATGCATCTTTACTGTCATCTACACTAGGAGTTACTATAGATGAGGCAAAGAATGAAATGAGTCGATATGGTGGAAATGGGGTAACACTAGAGTGGTTGAGATTAAGATTTCAGAGTGTTTCAGATGATAGTTCTCTTGAATTTATTGAGTTCGCAGCAAGAGGATTCTTGCTATATATATTAGGTTGCACACTTTTTGTGGACAAGACTGGGAATAGGATAAATGTGATTTACCTACATTTTTTACGGGATCTTAATAGGGTTGGTCGGTATGCCTGGGGAGCTGCAGGGTTATCATTTTTATATCGACAGTTAGGACTTGCATCTAGAGTTGGTTGTAGGCAAATTGGGGGTTATTTGACATTGCTTGAGGCTTGGATATATGAGCACTTCCGGAATGTAGTTTCCCCTCATCTTCGTGTTGAATATTCAGAGAATGAGCCACGAGTGAATCGTTGGGAACCTCGAAAAGATGCAGGTTTGTCACTAGTTTACGTGCAAGCTCTTCGCCAACAGCTTGATCATATGCAGGCACACGAG GTCATATGGGATCCATATCGTGGTCATAGGGATGCTCATCCATTATTGGAAATCACATTTTACACAGGAATGCTTAAGTGTTTAGATATTGTGGAACCATATTATCCTGATAGGGTTCTAAGACAATTTGGTCGAGTTCAAACAATTCCTTGCAACCCTTACACCCCATCTCGTGTTCGACGAGTTTCTGATTCCAAATCGTACAAGGTTGTGTATGAGTACTTCGATGGATTGTGGCAAAGATGGCGAGATCACGTGTTAGCAGATGCCAACCGAAGCACTCCAGTTAAGTTTTCATATGACTGCACTCCAGAATACTTATCGTGGTACCAAAAGATCACACATCCCTATGTTCAACACCCTGATCGGGTGTCTGCTGCAGTTGATTCAAATGAGGAAAATCATCCATTACAG CGTATATCACGGGCATTGTGTATCACTCAATCTATTGTTGATGTTGGCCGAGATGATGCTATAAGACAACCAATGAAGCTATATGAGGCAATTGAAAGCATCCAACATATACTATTAGGTGACCAAGTGCAAAATACACGCACATATCAACGTCGGCGGCGTGTACAAAATAATGAATAG